In Gemmobacter sp., the sequence CGGCTCGAACACAAGGTCGCGGGTGACGATGATCCTGACCGGGAAGCCCGGCCGGATGGTGAGCGTCGGCGCAACCTGCAACTGTCGCTGGACGATCTGCTGGCCCGCCTGATTGACGGTATCCTGCGCGCCGTCTCGGATAGCCCGGATCAGCCGGTCCTCGTCGCTGGTCGCCAGCTCCGTGCCGACTGCGAGCAGTGTGGACAGCCCTGCGGCCTTCATCAGATCCCACCAATGATAATCGACGCCATCCTCAAGGCCGGCGTAGCCGCTGGCGTCCGCACCCGGCAGGCGCTCAAGGACGATGGAACGGCCGCCCGGCAGGATCAGGCGATTCCACACCAGCAACACGCGGCGCTGGCCGAAGGTCACGCCGTCATCATACTGGCCGATGATGCGCGTTCCCTGCGGGATCAGGAGCAGGCTGCCGGTCGGGCTGTCATAGACGTTCTCCGTTACCTGCGCGGTGATCTGGCCGGGAAGGTCGGAACGGATGCCGGTGATGAGAGCGGCCGGGATCACGGCCCCGGCCTGAAGGATGTAGGGCGATGCCGGCGGCGCGACACGATCCGGCGCGACGGTCTGCCGGTCCACGGGACCATTGAGGAAAGCGGCATGGCGGTTCTGCCCCTCCGGCTGTCCGCCG encodes:
- a CDS encoding TrbI/VirB10 family protein yields the protein MSDTDTAAPMRLRAETPRVTRLSRKMLAGVGAVALLGIGGALIYALQTRDAGPGGEELYSTNNRQTADGLAGLPSDYSGPVLGPALPGDLGRPILDAQNRGQPVAPPVMATPAVDPDEERRRAEEEAARLSNVFFQSGPRTGSPAGAAMPGLAGLGLGGQPEGQNRHAAFLNGPVDRQTVAPDRVAPPASPYILQAGAVIPAALITGIRSDLPGQITAQVTENVYDSPTGSLLLIPQGTRIIGQYDDGVTFGQRRVLLVWNRLILPGGRSIVLERLPGADASGYAGLEDGVDYHWWDLMKAAGLSTLLAVGTELATSDEDRLIRAIRDGAQDTVNQAGQQIVQRQLQVAPTLTIRPGFPVRIIVTRDLVFEPAGG